From Carettochelys insculpta isolate YL-2023 chromosome 3, ASM3395843v1, whole genome shotgun sequence, a single genomic window includes:
- the LRATD1 gene encoding protein LRATD1 — MGNQLDRITHLNYSELPTGDPSGIEKDELRVGVAYFFSDEEEDLDERGQADKFSGKGSSSPGQDSPTHLHHQLLLNETQFSAFRGQECIFSKVSSGPQAGDLRVFSVSALPALCQPGDLLELLYLGPSDHPALPPHWAVYVGSGQIIHLHRGQIRQDSLYEAGAGSVGRVVNSWYRYRPLVAELVVQNACGHLGLKSDEICWTNSESFAAWCRFGKREFKAGGELQAAAATQHQQQYYLKIHLAENKVHTVRFHSLEDLIREKRRIDASGKLRVIKDLAIVDGKD; from the coding sequence ATGGGAAATCAACTGGATCGCATCACCCACCTGAATTACAGCGAGCTGCCGACCGGGGACCCCTCGGGCATCGAGAAGGACGAGCTGCGGGTCGGGGTGGCGTACTTCTTCTCGGACGAGGAGGAGGACCTGGACGAGCGAGGCCAGGCGGACAAGTTCAGCGGgaagggctccagcagccccggccaggacagccccacccacctccaccaccagctgctgctgaacGAGACCCAGTTCTCCGCCTTCCGCGGCCAGGAATGCATCTTCTCCAAAGTCAGCAGCGGCCCCCAGGCCGGGGACCTGCGCGTCTTCTCGGTCTCGGCCCTGCCCGCCCTCTGCCAGCCGGgagacctgctggagctgctctACCTGGGGCCGTCcgaccaccctgccctgcccccgcactgGGCAGTCTATGTGGGCAGCGGGCAGATCATCCACCTGCACCGGGGCCAGATCCGCCAGGACAGCTTGTACGAGGCGGGCGCTGGCAGCGTGGGCCGGGTGGTGAATAGCTGGTACCGCTACCGCCCCCTGGTGGCAGAGCTGGTGGTGCAGAACGCCTGCGGGCACCTGGGTTTAAAAAGCGACGAGATCTGCTGGACTAACTCGGAAAGCTTCGCCGCCTGGTGCCGGTTCGGGAAACGGGAGTTCAAagccgggggggagctgcaggctgctgccgccacccagcaccagcagcagtacTATCTCAAGATCCACCTGGCTGAGAACAAGGTGCACACCGTGCGGTTCCACAGTCTGGAGGATCTAATAAGGGAGAAGCGCCGGATCGATGCCAGTGGCAAACTGAGAGTGATCAAAGACCTGGCAATAGTGGATGGGAAAGATTAA